A stretch of bacterium DNA encodes these proteins:
- the queA gene encoding tRNA preQ1(34) S-adenosylmethionine ribosyltransferase-isomerase QueA, whose protein sequence is MKLSDFDYTLPHERIAQAPARPRDRARMLVLARRDGSLAHRTFRDLPGYLRPGDVLVLNDTRVLPARLRGRRAGGGAVEVLLLRPDGRGAWEALVRPSRRVREGARLVFGDGTLEAVAGPRTDSGTRLVTLSCRGDLRAVLDEVGEMPVPPYIERPLDDPDDYQTVYAEREGAVAAPTAGLHFTDGLLAVLRTQGVDVVFLTLHVGIGTFRAVEAEDVAAHRMDAEWYDVTPQTARAINTARARGARVVVVGTTSVRTLESVAQDDGTVAAGNGWTDLFITPGFRFRVTDALITNFHLPRTTLLMLVSAFAGRDRVLGAYEAAVREGYRFYSFGDAMLIV, encoded by the coding sequence GTGAAGCTCTCGGACTTCGACTACACGCTTCCGCATGAGCGGATCGCGCAGGCGCCGGCGAGGCCCCGTGACCGCGCCCGAATGCTCGTGCTCGCCCGCAGGGATGGGTCGCTCGCGCACCGCACGTTTCGGGATCTGCCGGGTTATCTGCGCCCCGGTGACGTGCTGGTCCTCAACGACACGCGGGTGCTGCCGGCGCGGTTGCGAGGCCGGCGGGCGGGCGGGGGCGCCGTCGAGGTCCTCCTGCTGCGGCCGGACGGGCGCGGCGCGTGGGAGGCCCTGGTGCGGCCGAGCCGCCGCGTGCGGGAGGGCGCCCGCCTCGTCTTTGGGGACGGTACGCTCGAGGCCGTCGCGGGCCCGCGAACGGACTCGGGCACGCGCCTGGTGACGCTCTCGTGTCGCGGCGATCTTCGGGCGGTGCTCGACGAGGTGGGAGAAATGCCGGTGCCGCCATACATCGAGCGCCCGCTCGACGATCCTGACGACTACCAGACCGTGTACGCCGAGCGGGAGGGCGCCGTGGCCGCGCCGACCGCAGGGCTGCACTTCACGGACGGCTTGCTCGCCGTGCTGCGGACGCAGGGGGTGGACGTGGTGTTCCTGACGCTCCACGTCGGCATCGGCACGTTTCGTGCCGTCGAGGCGGAGGACGTCGCGGCGCACCGCATGGACGCCGAATGGTACGACGTGACTCCACAGACCGCACGCGCCATCAACACGGCGCGCGCCCGGGGTGCGCGCGTGGTGGTCGTCGGCACGACGAGCGTCCGGACGCTGGAGTCCGTGGCGCAGGACGACGGCACCGTGGCGGCGGGAAACGGGTGGACCGACCTGTTCATCACCCCGGGATTTCGGTTCCGCGTGACGGATGCGCTGATCACGAACTTCCATCTGCCGAGAACGACGCTGCTCATGCTCGTGAGCGCGTTCGCGGGGCGCGACCGCGTGCTGGGCGCGTACGAGGCGGCCGTGCGGGAAGGGTACCGGTTCTACAGCTTCGGGGACGCGATGTTGATCGTCTGA